The Vibrio pomeroyi genome window below encodes:
- the rlmF gene encoding 23S rRNA (adenine(1618)-N(6))-methyltransferase RlmF: protein MSQSQNRTTLSLSKNSTSSVKTKDNKNKEGSDKRISTKNTSDKSRKNSAPKGADNNKAKRPFAKDSKGKPGSNKGSSNKGSFNQTAFNKNAAQKRRSAEKPKGGLHPRNQHTGRYDFELLVAALPELKEHLIKNPVGEDTINFSDPLAVKLLNKALLAHHYGVKHWDIPAGYLCPPIPGRADYIHRVADILNSDGQGEPYNHASVKALDIGVGANCIYPIIGATEYKWRCTGTDVDSVSIKTANFIAESNPNLKGKIRARLQADSESIFKGVIKDNERYDVTICNPPFHSSLEEAEKGSQRKLDNLAANRAKKAGQSFKPETNKKPVKLDRSTKQDKPTLNFGGQKAELWCPGGEAAFIMKMARESQLFATQVLWFTTLISKKDNVDMVRSELGKLRAKQVKVVEMSQGQKVSRFIAWTFMDDEQRQEWIALK from the coding sequence ATGAGCCAATCACAAAATAGAACGACGCTAAGTCTGTCGAAAAACAGCACTTCATCAGTAAAAACAAAAGACAATAAAAATAAAGAAGGTAGCGACAAGCGTATTTCTACAAAGAACACATCTGATAAAAGCCGCAAGAATAGTGCACCGAAAGGTGCGGACAATAACAAAGCAAAGCGACCTTTTGCAAAAGATAGCAAAGGCAAACCGGGTTCAAATAAAGGATCATCGAATAAGGGTTCTTTCAATCAAACGGCTTTTAACAAGAACGCAGCCCAGAAAAGACGTTCGGCTGAAAAACCTAAAGGTGGGTTACACCCAAGAAACCAGCACACTGGTCGTTATGACTTTGAGTTGTTGGTTGCAGCCTTGCCCGAGCTAAAAGAGCATCTGATCAAGAACCCAGTGGGTGAAGACACCATTAATTTCTCTGATCCATTAGCCGTTAAGCTACTCAACAAAGCTTTGTTGGCGCATCACTATGGTGTTAAACATTGGGATATTCCTGCAGGTTACTTGTGCCCGCCAATTCCTGGTCGTGCAGACTACATTCACAGAGTAGCTGACATCCTTAATAGCGATGGCCAAGGCGAACCTTATAACCACGCGTCTGTGAAAGCGTTAGATATTGGTGTTGGTGCAAACTGTATTTACCCAATCATTGGTGCGACAGAGTATAAGTGGCGCTGCACGGGAACTGATGTCGACTCAGTCTCTATCAAAACAGCGAACTTCATTGCGGAAAGTAACCCTAATCTAAAAGGTAAGATCCGGGCTCGCCTACAAGCGGACTCTGAATCTATCTTTAAGGGTGTGATTAAAGATAATGAACGTTACGATGTCACTATTTGTAACCCTCCATTCCATAGCTCTCTTGAAGAAGCGGAAAAGGGGTCACAACGTAAACTGGATAATCTAGCGGCAAACCGTGCTAAGAAAGCAGGTCAGTCATTCAAGCCAGAAACGAACAAGAAGCCAGTTAAGTTAGATAGATCAACTAAGCAAGATAAACCAACCTTAAACTTTGGTGGTCAAAAAGCCGAGCTTTGGTGCCCGGGTGGCGAAGCCGCTTTCATTATGAAGATGGCAAGAGAGAGTCAACTTTTTGCTACTCAAGTCTTGTGGTTTACGACATTGATTTCTAAGAAAGATAACGTTGATATGGTTCGTTCAGAGCTTGGTAAGCTACGAGCTAAACAAGTAAAAGTCGTGGAGATGTCGCAAGGCCAGAAGGTAAGTCGCTTTATCGCATGGACCTTTATGGACGACGAGCAAAGACAAGAGTGGATTGCGCTCAAATAG
- a CDS encoding MFS transporter: MFDKGSSQYKRITQSLAIGSFIIFCNLYLFQPILPHMAEHFQVSETQINWLFAATTLGLSISLVPWAIASETFGRKPIILFSLFAIPLIGLSMVFTTTLLQLVIARAFMGIAVAAFAGVAVAYMVEELTPKAFAVAIGGYIAANSLGGIFGRVLGGLITDYFDWHATVLFFVVGSLLGALFIAYRLPDQQNFKPQKGLFFHHNRSVVMHLKNRTLWLAMLIGGANFALFVNLYSVMGFRLVSEPHSVPVGLASLIFLCYLAGTVSSKLSNKWTLRFDPLNGILMGVCISLIGMLVSAVDKVPFMLAGLLLISGGAFFAHTLAYSWVSQKAPSAKATATALYLVHYYIGGSLGGFLLLYCWQLFGWNGVIAGGSIFYVAIFAWVYQLKQLQVSASKLAQA; encoded by the coding sequence ATGTTTGATAAAGGCAGTTCTCAATACAAACGAATCACCCAATCATTGGCCATTGGTTCGTTTATCATTTTCTGTAACCTCTACCTTTTTCAACCTATCTTGCCGCACATGGCAGAACACTTCCAAGTATCAGAAACCCAAATCAACTGGTTGTTTGCTGCTACAACACTCGGCCTTTCGATTAGCTTGGTACCTTGGGCAATTGCCTCTGAAACTTTTGGTCGTAAACCTATCATTCTGTTCAGCCTGTTCGCTATCCCATTGATAGGGTTAAGCATGGTGTTCACGACTACCTTGTTGCAACTCGTTATTGCCCGCGCATTTATGGGCATCGCTGTGGCGGCGTTTGCTGGAGTAGCGGTTGCTTATATGGTCGAAGAGTTAACACCCAAAGCCTTTGCCGTCGCGATTGGCGGTTATATCGCGGCAAACTCATTAGGCGGTATCTTTGGGCGTGTATTAGGTGGCTTAATCACAGACTATTTCGATTGGCATGCAACCGTGCTGTTTTTTGTTGTCGGTTCTTTACTTGGTGCTCTCTTCATCGCCTATCGTTTACCTGATCAACAGAACTTCAAGCCTCAAAAAGGGCTGTTCTTTCACCACAATCGTTCGGTAGTCATGCACTTAAAAAACCGTACTTTGTGGCTTGCTATGTTGATTGGCGGCGCTAACTTCGCCCTGTTTGTTAACCTGTACTCTGTAATGGGCTTTAGACTGGTATCCGAACCGCATTCCGTACCCGTTGGTTTGGCCTCACTGATATTCCTTTGCTACTTGGCTGGTACTGTCAGCTCTAAGCTATCCAACAAATGGACACTTCGCTTTGATCCTTTAAACGGAATCTTAATGGGCGTGTGTATCAGCTTAATCGGAATGTTGGTTTCTGCTGTTGATAAGGTTCCGTTCATGCTCGCAGGCTTATTACTGATTAGCGGTGGAGCCTTCTTCGCACACACCCTTGCTTACTCTTGGGTAAGTCAAAAAGCCCCGAGCGCTAAGGCTACAGCGACCGCGCTCTACTTAGTTCACTATTACATTGGCGGTAGTTTAGGTGGATTCTTGCTCTTGTACTGCTGGCAGCTGTTTGGCTGGAACGGCGTGATAGCGGGCGGTTCGATTTTCTATGTCGCCATATTTGCATGGGTCTATCAGTTGAAACAACTACAGGTATCTGCATCCAAACTCGCACAAGCATAG
- a CDS encoding M48 family metallopeptidase has product MHPSLRYIQGYPKHIIDPVTQLVESGKLVPWFEARYPNNHEIKSEKALFDYAIEIKNRYMKKTPPISKVIYDGKIHLINNALGLHSYVAKNHGGKIKSKNEIRIASVFKNAPEPLLRMLVVHELAHIKEKEHDKAFYQLCCHMEPEYHQLELDARLFMMYLDLKK; this is encoded by the coding sequence ATGCATCCTTCTTTACGCTATATTCAAGGCTATCCTAAGCACATTATCGACCCTGTAACTCAACTTGTAGAGTCGGGTAAATTGGTGCCTTGGTTTGAAGCTCGTTATCCAAATAATCATGAAATAAAAAGCGAGAAGGCCCTGTTTGATTATGCGATTGAGATTAAAAATCGCTACATGAAAAAAACACCACCGATCAGCAAAGTGATTTACGACGGTAAGATACACCTAATCAACAATGCGTTGGGTCTGCATTCTTACGTTGCCAAGAATCATGGTGGAAAGATCAAATCAAAGAATGAGATTCGTATCGCCAGTGTTTTTAAAAATGCACCAGAACCTTTGCTGAGAATGCTGGTGGTACACGAACTGGCGCATATCAAAGAGAAAGAGCACGACAAAGCCTTTTACCAACTATGCTGTCACATGGAGCCGGAATATCATCAACTTGAGTTGGATGCCCGTTTATTCATGATGTATTTAGATTTAAAGAAGTAG
- the pilW gene encoding type IV pilus biogenesis/stability protein PilW has protein sequence MPAKSLFSYSRLSTSVALLASLSVVGCVSVTEGPPKIESDPIAMSESRIELGLGYMGQGNMVRARENLELAIQHAPSYYRARLSMAHYYEKVGEVDEARSTYRKALSLDSRNGNVLNNYGTFLCKQGEYEQADKYFNRAIDQPYYYLVSASYENAAFCAFKAGNTDQAKYYFSRAIDHDPNRVKSILQLSKIEVSDANYNDARLRLFKFHQRYGYQIPSLKILVDLENKAGNRALEQKYQSKLDELLSA, from the coding sequence ATGCCTGCCAAGTCATTGTTTTCATATTCCCGATTATCAACAAGCGTTGCACTGCTCGCCTCTCTATCTGTGGTTGGCTGTGTTTCGGTTACCGAAGGTCCGCCCAAAATAGAAAGTGACCCAATCGCAATGTCTGAATCTCGTATTGAATTAGGCTTAGGCTACATGGGGCAAGGTAACATGGTAAGAGCGCGCGAGAACTTAGAACTTGCCATCCAACACGCACCCAGCTATTACCGCGCCCGCCTCTCTATGGCACATTATTATGAAAAAGTCGGTGAAGTAGACGAAGCAAGATCCACTTACCGAAAGGCGCTGAGTTTAGATTCCAGAAACGGAAATGTATTGAATAACTACGGTACGTTTTTGTGTAAACAAGGCGAATACGAACAAGCCGATAAATACTTCAACAGAGCCATCGACCAGCCCTACTACTACTTGGTGTCTGCAAGTTATGAAAATGCCGCGTTTTGCGCATTTAAGGCTGGCAATACCGACCAAGCGAAGTACTACTTCAGCAGAGCGATTGACCACGATCCAAACCGCGTAAAATCGATACTACAGTTATCAAAAATTGAAGTGAGTGACGCCAATTACAATGACGCTCGACTCCGTTTATTCAAATTCCACCAGCGTTATGGCTATCAAATTCCATCGCTTAAAATCTTGGTCGATCTCGAAAACAAAGCAGGTAACAGAGCTCTAGAACAGAAATATCAGAGTAAGTTAGATGAGTTACTTTCTGCTTAG
- a CDS encoding LysR substrate-binding domain-containing protein, with translation MLESKPLRHFLAVAQFGNFTQAAKALHIAQPALSISIKKLEQTLELILFRRGDKSVTLTEEGKVLFEHAKRIAQQFDDAQLAMNELKGLEKGEVRLGAPSMMGSYFFPQVVMAFKSQYPNLKLTLIDAGTASIREMLLNGELDIGVINHENVPDDLETDHLLSSEMLAVVGKEHPLASKPSITFEEFFAQELIMFKSGYFHRDFIDATCKKYNLDMTIAFETNLLPMILSIVKREFAITALLSLVTEYEEDVVGVPFKDPVKLNLSLAWRKEGYLSKADRTFIDFVKQYV, from the coding sequence ATGCTTGAATCAAAACCCCTTCGACATTTTCTAGCCGTAGCCCAATTTGGCAACTTTACGCAGGCGGCTAAAGCGCTGCATATTGCACAGCCTGCATTGAGTATCTCCATCAAGAAATTGGAGCAAACGTTGGAGTTAATTCTGTTTCGTCGCGGAGATAAATCCGTCACCTTAACTGAAGAAGGAAAGGTGTTGTTTGAGCATGCCAAGCGAATAGCCCAACAGTTTGATGATGCACAACTTGCGATGAACGAATTAAAAGGGTTGGAGAAAGGAGAAGTGCGGCTAGGGGCGCCAAGCATGATGGGGAGTTACTTTTTCCCGCAAGTGGTGATGGCCTTTAAAAGCCAATACCCGAATTTAAAGTTAACACTGATTGATGCGGGTACAGCTTCGATACGCGAGATGCTATTAAACGGTGAACTCGATATTGGGGTGATCAATCATGAAAATGTGCCTGACGATCTCGAAACCGACCATCTACTAAGCTCTGAGATGTTAGCCGTTGTAGGCAAAGAGCACCCATTAGCATCGAAACCATCCATTACCTTTGAAGAGTTTTTCGCTCAAGAGCTGATCATGTTCAAGTCGGGTTACTTTCACCGAGACTTTATTGATGCGACCTGTAAGAAATACAATCTAGATATGACCATCGCATTCGAGACTAACTTGCTACCGATGATTTTATCTATCGTGAAACGGGAATTCGCGATTACAGCACTGCTAAGCCTAGTCACAGAGTACGAAGAAGACGTGGTCGGAGTGCCATTCAAAGACCCTGTGAAACTTAATCTCTCTCTAGCTTGGAGAAAGGAAGGTTATCTGTCGAAAGCAGACAGAACCTTTATCGACTTCGTCAAACAATATGTGTAA
- a CDS encoding glutaredoxin family protein, which produces MKRVVLYVADKCPHCKDAQRYLDSKKIVYRLTNAKMQRGRKELQAMGARSIPVLKIGDQVMVGWNQKNFDKMYNSKNT; this is translated from the coding sequence ATGAAACGTGTTGTATTGTACGTCGCAGACAAATGCCCACACTGTAAAGATGCCCAACGCTATTTGGACTCTAAGAAAATTGTTTACCGCCTAACGAATGCAAAAATGCAACGTGGCCGTAAAGAGTTACAGGCAATGGGTGCTCGCTCTATCCCTGTACTGAAAATCGGCGACCAAGTGATGGTCGGATGGAATCAGAAGAACTTCGATAAGATGTATAACTCTAAGAACACCTAA
- the metA gene encoding homoserine O-succinyltransferase, giving the protein MPIRIPDQLPASDVLREENIFVMPLSRASTQEIRPLRVLILNLMPKKIETETQFLRLLSNSPLQVDVELLRIDDRPSKNTPTEHLDNFYRQFEMVKNRNFDGLIITGAPLGLVQFEDVIYWDHLKTIMEWANKHVTSTLYVCWAAQAGLKLLYDLPKRTRKEKLSGVYNHEIHNPYHPILRGFDDTFLAPHSRYADFSPEYLAEHTDLDVLATSDVAGVYLAATKDKRNVFVTGHPEYDAHTLHNEYIRDLGEGMEPVIPINYYPNNNPDNKPVASWRSHGHLLFSNWLNYCVYQQTPYDLDHFSEENFTKDD; this is encoded by the coding sequence TTGCCTATTCGCATTCCAGACCAATTGCCAGCGTCCGATGTTCTTCGTGAAGAAAACATCTTTGTGATGCCGCTATCAAGAGCATCGACACAGGAAATTCGTCCACTTCGAGTCTTGATCCTCAACCTAATGCCGAAGAAGATTGAAACCGAAACTCAATTCTTACGCCTACTATCGAACAGCCCATTGCAAGTGGATGTTGAGCTGTTACGCATTGATGATCGACCAAGTAAAAACACACCAACTGAACACCTAGATAACTTTTACCGCCAATTTGAGATGGTAAAAAACCGTAATTTTGATGGACTGATCATCACCGGCGCACCATTAGGTTTGGTTCAATTTGAAGATGTTATCTACTGGGATCATCTGAAAACCATCATGGAGTGGGCTAACAAGCACGTAACCTCCACACTCTATGTGTGCTGGGCTGCTCAAGCGGGCTTAAAGTTGTTGTATGATTTGCCAAAGCGCACTCGCAAAGAGAAGCTGTCTGGTGTTTACAACCACGAGATTCATAACCCTTACCACCCTATTTTGCGTGGCTTTGATGATACCTTCTTGGCGCCACACTCTCGCTATGCGGATTTCTCACCAGAGTATCTAGCAGAGCACACCGACCTTGATGTACTTGCGACTTCAGACGTGGCGGGTGTGTATCTGGCGGCAACCAAAGACAAGCGAAACGTGTTTGTAACAGGTCACCCTGAATACGATGCTCATACGCTTCACAACGAATACATTCGTGATTTGGGTGAAGGCATGGAGCCTGTGATTCCAATTAATTACTATCCAAACAACAATCCAGACAACAAACCTGTTGCGAGCTGGCGAAGCCATGGACACTTGCTGTTCTCAAATTGGCTAAACTACTGCGTTTACCAACAAACGCCTTACGATTTGGATCACTTCAGCGAAGAGAACTTCACTAAAGACGATTAA